A stretch of DNA from Bacteroidota bacterium:
TTTGTTCAACAGCTAGGGGTATTTTGCTTATCTAATTTTAAATCTCAAGAAGTGGATAGTTTTATTAGGGCTATTCCCGAAAAATACAAATACATTGAAATTCTGTTAAATTCAGAAAATGTTTCCTTAGAGAAAAAAAAAGGCATTAATTTGAATAATAACCTCGAATTACAGCTCCATAGCAACTATGAATTCCACTATAAGGAATTTTCAGAAAATACCCGCCGCTCAATTGTAAAAGCTGCTAAATATAATTTGCAGGAGGTTTATTTGGAATCCCCTGTTCCTATTATTGATTTATTTAGAAAAAACCGTGGAAAAGGGATCAATAATTTAAAAGACAAACATTATGCATTATTCAAAAAATTATGCACTGCTTGTAGTGAAAATGCAAGCATAGAATTAATTGGGATTAAGGAACAGGATCAACTTATTGCCGGAGCGGTATATTTCATAAAAAAAAACAGAGCTATTTTCATTTTTTCTGGCACTTCAAATCAGGCAAAGCAAACAAGAGCTATGTTTTTTTTAATCGATAATTTCATTAAACGAAATGCTGGTTCTGGGATGATATTGGATTTCGAGGGGTCCAACAATGAAAATTTAGCCAGATTTTATAAGGGTTTTGGTGCCTCAGAAAAACCTTATCCTGGCTTGAAAATCAATCGTTTACCCTTGCTGTTGAAAAACTTCAAAAAATGATATTTTATATTGATTTAATAATGTTTAATTTAGAATCAAATTTAATTAAAAGAAAGATTTGTAATGGTTCATATTTTAGGAAAGAATAACTCTATATTTAATCAATTCATTGCAGAATTACGTGATGTAAATGTTCAACAAGATTCCATGCGATTTAGGAGAAACCTTGAAAGAATAGGAGAGATTTTCGCCTACGAAATAAGTAAGTCTCTCTCCTATAAATCCACTGAAATTACTACACCTCTTGGAATTGCCCAGGCAAATCTCGCAACTGATCAGCCTGTAATTGGATCAATTTTGCGTGCGGGCCTTCCTTTGCATCAAGGAATTCTAAATTATTTTGATCGTGCCGAGAATGCATTTGTTTCTGCATACCGTAAACCTCATAAAGACGGGACTTTTGATATACAAGTAGAATATGTTTCAAGCCCTGATCTTACCGACAGAATACTTATTCTTGCTGATCCAATGTTGGCAACTGGAGCATCCATGGTGCTTACATATAAGGCATTATTAATTAAAGGAATTCCAAAGCATACCCACTTTGTTGCCGCCATTGCAAGTGCTGAAGGCCTTGAATATGCAAAACGAAATCTTCCACCAGAAACAACAATCTGGATAGGGGAGGTAGATGATGAACTTACCGCTCAATCCTATATTGTTCCTGGTTTGGGTGATGCCGGGGATCTTGCTTTCGGAACAAAAGTATGAAGTACAAGCATGTTTTTTTTGACCTTGACCTTACACTTTGGGATTTTGATAAAAACTCCACTGAAGCTCTTTTTGAAATTTTCAACGAACTTGAATTAACAAACTCTGGAGTAACTAATTTTGATGAA
This window harbors:
- a CDS encoding GNAT family N-acetyltransferase, coding for MIHFLEHNQIDKTKWNELIYNAHNGLIYAYSWYLDLVCPNWAALVNEDFTTVMPLPNNKKFGIDYLFPPFFVQQLGVFCLSNFKSQEVDSFIRAIPEKYKYIEILLNSENVSLEKKKGINLNNNLELQLHSNYEFHYKEFSENTRRSIVKAAKYNLQEVYLESPVPIIDLFRKNRGKGINNLKDKHYALFKKLCTACSENASIELIGIKEQDQLIAGAVYFIKKNRAIFIFSGTSNQAKQTRAMFFLIDNFIKRNAGSGMILDFEGSNNENLARFYKGFGASEKPYPGLKINRLPLLLKNFKK
- the upp gene encoding uracil phosphoribosyltransferase, with amino-acid sequence MVHILGKNNSIFNQFIAELRDVNVQQDSMRFRRNLERIGEIFAYEISKSLSYKSTEITTPLGIAQANLATDQPVIGSILRAGLPLHQGILNYFDRAENAFVSAYRKPHKDGTFDIQVEYVSSPDLTDRILILADPMLATGASMVLTYKALLIKGIPKHTHFVAAIASAEGLEYAKRNLPPETTIWIGEVDDELTAQSYIVPGLGDAGDLAFGTKV